The bacterium DNA window TTGAGCTCTTCTGCGTTCTGCGTTCCGGGTTCTGCGTTCTGATCATCGCCCTTTACCGCCCTCACAACACTTTCAAGGTCCTTGTGGGGAACGAGAGCGTCGACCTCAGGCACTTCCTTCAGGATCTCGTCCCCGTAGCGACTGACCAGACACCCGGTGACCACCAGACGCGTCGGGCCGCCTTCTCTTTTAAGTTGAGCCAGCTCCACGATGCGGTCCAGGGATTCTTCCACCGCCTCGGTGAGGAAAGAGCAGGTATTTATGAGGAGACAATCAGCATCCTCCGGCTCCTCAACGACGACACAGCCGGCTTTGTGAAGGTGGCCGAGCATAACCTCGGTGTCGACCAGGTTTTTGTTACATCCAAGACTTACAACAGAAACCTTCATTGTTTATGCGGTCCCCAAGAGCACAGCATCTTCTGCGTTATCGCCCCTCGGAAATCCTCGACGTATGTCGGCATATACGCCTCCGGTGTTCCTCGGAACTCTGGCCTTGTATCTGCCGCACTCTTGTGAACCTTTAAGGAGCATGGTGACGGTGACTTTCATAAATATAGAAGGTGGAAGAAGGGAGGTGGAATAAAAGCAATACGTCTTTCCTCCCTTATTCCCTATTCCTCATTCCCTATTCCACGATAACATTTCACGGCTCAATCACTTCCGTTCCTTTCGGAACATCCCACTTGAACAGGTCATCCGAAAGCTCCACCCCGGTTTTTATGCCATGAAAGGTTATTGTGGTCACATTCCCCAACTTATGGTGAATGGCGATGCGCTCCACAAGGCCTGAGTCGGAGGCCACCAGGATGGAGATCTTGTCGTAGGGAAGGTTATCTTCAAGAGGAAACAGGTCGAGAGGAACACTCTCACCGGGAGCGGTCACCCTTGACTGAACGGTGAAATCTTCCTCGATCCCGTCCAGTCCGCTGAAGAAGGTGGCAGCACCCATTCTCATCTCTTTAGGGGTTAATTCCCTGACGATGATCTGTTTGCGGGAGGGGGTATGGATCCAGACCCTGGAGTTGTTTATGACTACAGAGTGAGGGCGTTTACCGCCATAATCCCAGCGCATACGGTCCGGGGGGCTGAAGAAAAGGATCCCCTCCTCCCTGGAACTCATACCCACTCCGGGCCGTTCTTCAGTCTGAACAAAGTCGGCCTGAAGACCCACCAGGGAAGCATAGGTTTTTCTTGCCAGGGCAAGGGCCCGGTCAGCCTCGTCCTGGCACAACCCGGGGGAGGGAAACGCTATCAGAAAAGCGATAACAGCCAGGAATGCGAACAGCGTGTCGCAATTGCCCGATCTTTTGAATTTTGAAAGGTTCAATTCTTTTTCACCAAGATTGATGGACTCGCAAAAAGCCCATCAATGCGCCGCGTGCGGGGCGCCCAAATCAATGACTCGCACTGTAAGTCATTGATTTGTAAGGAAAGGGAAAACGACGCTTTTCCCTTTCCGTGGAGCGAAAAGTCCCGGATTGGACTTTTTGCGACTTTATCAAGATTGAAGCCTTCCTCTGCGTTGAAAAACATCGCCAGGATTGCATATCAATCAACCTCATACCTCCGCAGGAGCGGCCTGGGTTTGGCGCCATCCGGCGGGCCGATGTGACCGTCTAGCTCCATGCGCTCAACCATGCGGGCAGCCCTGTTATAACCCACCTTGAAGTTTCTCTGGATCATGGAGGCCGAAGCATAACCCTTGTTGTAGACGAAATCCAGGGCCACCTGGTACTTCTCGTCCTCTTCTCCGTCATCTTCTGCCCCTGGAATAGAGGGCTGATAGTCGAACAGATCTTCCCTGTATTCAGGCTTGGCCTGGTCCTTGAGAAATTTGACAACTCTCCCCACTTCGTCCTCCGTGACAAAGCACCCGTGCAAGCGTGTCAGGCCGGTCATCCCTGTCTTGATGAACAACATATCGCCCCGACCGAGAAGCTGCTCCGCCCCGTTGTGGTCCAGGATGACCCGGGAGTTTGACTTGTCGGTGACCTTGAAAGCCATGCGGCCGGTGATGTTAGTTTTGATGCTCCCGGAAATGATGTCCACCGAGGGACGCTGTGTTGCCAGAATAAGGTGAATACCTGCCGCACGGGCCATCTGCCCCAGTCTGGCTATGCACTCTTCCACATCCCTGGATGTGGTCATCATGAGATCGGCCAGTTCGTCAATGATGACCACGATGTGCGGAAGTTTCCTGTCTTCATCCTCCCCCAGCTCTTCCTTGATCCTGGCGGTCTTGGTGTTGTAGCTGTCTATATTCCTGGCTTTCCTTGCAGACAGAAGCTGGTACCTTCTCTCCATCTCGGCCACGAGCCAGCGAAGGGCAGAAGCTGCCTTCTTCGGCTCCATGACAACCGGTGCCAGCAGGTGGGGGATCCCCTCGTAGGGAGAAAGTTCCAGCATCTTCGGATCCACCATAACCAGACGGACATCGTCTGGCGTAAGGTTGAACAACAGGGACAGGATCATGGAATTGATGGCCACGCTCTTACCTGTGCCGGTAGCTCCGGCCACAAGCATGTGGGGCATGGAATCCAGATCGGTGATGTAGGGAACACCCGATGTATCCTTCCCTATAGCGAACCTGAGAATCCCCTTGTACGATTCAAACTCGGCTGAGCCCAGGATCTCCCTGAGGCGAACTGTCTCAGGTTCAATGTTGGGAACCTCGATCCCGATGGCTGATTTGCCCTGGATGCGCTCCACGATCCTGATATCCACCCCGCCCATGGCAAGGGAAAGATCACCGGTACGGCTTACGATCTGGTTGACCTTGATCCCAGGCCCCGGTTCATACTCGAATACAGTGATGACAGGACCCGGGTTGACCGCTGTTACCTGGCCGTGGATCCCGTAATCCTGAAGTTTTTTAACAAGCATCCGGCTTCTGGCGAGATGCTCTTCCTCCGTCACATTTCTGTGATCCTCGTCTGGCATGTCAAGAAGGTGAAGAGGGGGAAGGGAGAATTTGCCCCGTGGGCGCGGGAGAGTGTCGAACTCCTCCTGTCTGGGGGAGGCTGCACGGGTCCGGTTAACAACCGCAGGCTTACTCTCTATCGTCGGCGGTTTGATTTTCTGTTCAATTTCCTTTGCGCGGCTGACAACTTTTTTCCGGCGGGTGCGTTCTCGTTTCTTGGTCACCAGAGTAAACAACGCACCGATCAACCCGGCCAGCCAGGCTGCCGCGGCCCTCAGGGAAAGGTTGGTCATGATCAGAGTGGCGGCCAGGAGAAGGGCCAGAACGATAACATGGGCCCCTGCCACGTTAAAAAAGGATATCAGACCGTCCGCAGCAAGTTTGCCGATGGTACCGCCGGCCTGGACCTTGCCCCCTGTAAAGGTTATCGGACCCAACCTCAACTGGACCAGAACGCACAAGGTCAAAACAAACAGAGCAGCACCCGCCGACCTCAATGCCCAGCTACCCCAGTTCCTGTGGAAGAAACGTGTCACACCGAGGAATAAAAAGAAAACCGGGATCATGAAAGCGGTCCAGCCAAGAGCCTGGATACTCGCGTCCGCCAGGTAGGCGCCGACGATGCCGCCCATGTTGCTCGCCTGGCTCTGCCCGGTGCCAGTACTATTGAGAGATATGTCCCGGGGCGAGTAGGAAACCAGGGCCAGGAGAAAAAAGAGCCCCACAGCCACAAGAGCCACACCGACGATCTCACGCCAGCGGGAGTGGGACGCGGGAGACAGCTTCTTCTCTTTTCGAGGTTCGTTCTTGGCCATGGGCACCTTCAATTCATGATAGATTTGATCTCACATCTCAGATCTCAGATCTCAGATTTAAAGCGAAAAAACAATCGTGAATTCAGCATGTTTGAGATTTGAGATTTGAGATTTGAGATTCTCTTTCTATACCAGAAACACCAAAGAAAGAGAACCTAGAGCCAGACAGTACACCGCGAAGGGAAGCAGGTTTTCACGGCCGAGGAGTTTCATGAGGAAGGCGACAGATGCCCATCCAACCAGAGCAGCCGAAACGGCGCCCGCAAGGAAAGACAGGGGTAGCCCGCCTTCCGTGAGCACACCGGACTCGAGCAACAGGGCTCCGCCAATGGCAGGGATTGAGAGCAGGAAGGAAAACCGGGCGGCCTCCCTACCCGAATATCCGATGAACATACCCATGGCGATAGTGGATCCGGACCTGGATATACCGGGAACAATGGCCAGCGCCTGAGCAAGACCTATCAGGATGGCGCCAGACACAGTGATGTCGACAACGGTTCGATGGCCCCTGCCCCTTATTCGCCAGGCTGCCGCCAGGATGCACCCTGTCAGAAGCAGGCCGACTGACGCTACTCTCGGGGCCGAAAAAAGAGGCTCTATCATTTCGGACAGAAACACACCCACAACCCCAGCCGGGATGGAGCCGATGACGAGAAGGGCAGGCAGACGCCATCCTCCTTCAGACGGCCGGGCCATGTCATGGGCCAATTGAACCAGATCGCGCCTGAAATATATGAGCACCGCCGCAAGGGTCCCGCCGTGTAGCAGAACATCGAAAGCCGCAGCCGGCGTATTGAATCCGGATAGCAGCTCCTGGGCCAGGACAAGGTGGCCGGAGGAGGAGACAGGGAGGAATTCTGTCAGACCTTGAAGAATTCCCAATAAAATCGATTCAAACATATCTTAATTACCTCATATTCATGGTCTGACAGAACGTATCGGGGTATCGGGGTATCGGCGAAAAGGCTTTTAATCGACGTGCCGATATTGTTTGGCTCTGTCCCCGATACGCCGTTACGCCGACACTCCGACACCTGCCGGTTATTCCTCCAGAATAACTGGAAGAACCGTGGGCTTCTTATCAAGCGCTTTCCTATATATTCCTCGCACCGCAGTCCTTAAATTTTCCTTCAGCTCCGGAAGGGAAGTCTTTTCCTTTCGCCAGGCCTTCAAAACCCGCCGCGCAGCACCGGCTGCCTCCAGGTCCAGTTCCTCCCCGTGAGGGCCTACGATCACTCCCCTGCTGTATACCACCGGTTCGGGAAGTTTGTCTCCCCTTGCGGGCAGGGATACCGCAACGACCACGACCCCTTCACGGGCCATCCGCCTGCGATCCCCGAGTATCGGGTCGCCCATGGTCCCTATCATGGACCCATCCACCAGCATGCGGCCGGAGGGTACTGATTCTTCGGTCCTGGTCCCCGAAGGACCCAGTTCGAGCACCTGGCCCGGGTCCAGGATATGAATACCATCGCTGCCCACACCGTTATTGAGCGCCACATCCGCGCAGGCCACCAGATTTCGGTAATCTCCATGGACAGGGACAAAGTGACGCGGCGAGGTCATCTGGATCATAGCGGAGATCTCGCCAGCGGACGCATGCCCGGATATGTGAACCCTGGGGGGAGCCTGGTAATGCACCTTGGCTCCGGCTCGAAAAAGGTTGTCGATATTCTGACCAACAGCCAGTTCATTGCCCGGTATCATACGGGACGAAAAGATAACCGTGTCTCCCGGCCCTGCCTGGACCTGGGCATGCTCCCCGCGGGCGATACGGCTCAAGGCGCTGAAAGGTTCTCCCTGGGTCCCGGTGGTCAGGTACACGACCTTCCCGGCCTCATTTTTTTCAAGCGTCCCGTGGAAAGCTATAACACCGGGTGGCGGTTCCAGATATCCCAGTTTCGAGGCGATCTCAAAATTCTGGATCATTCGCCGGCCCTCGAGGACAACTTTTCGACCTGAAGCGGCAGCCGCAGATATCACCGCACCCATCCGCTGGATAT harbors:
- a CDS encoding ribonuclease J gives rise to the protein MNNSTLRFIPLGGVGTFGMNCAVLEWGNSFILIDAGIKFPQGNFPGVDLFLPDFTYVLENADRLKAIILTHGHDDHVGALPSLLSQVDVPVYGTAFTLAMARERMANGWGGAHLEDRDLRKILFGQPFEVAGARIEAVPVDHSIPDSASLIIRTPAGTVVHSGDFRLPEGDDGDYLEPLKIVGREGVDLLLCDSTNADRPGITPPESEVASALADLFENTSGRVFVATFASHIQRMGAVISAAAASGRKVVLEGRRMIQNFEIASKLGYLEPPPGVIAFHGTLEKNEAGKVVYLTTGTQGEPFSALSRIARGEHAQVQAGPGDTVIFSSRMIPGNELAVGQNIDNLFRAGAKVHYQAPPRVHISGHASAGEISAMIQMTSPRHFVPVHGDYRNLVACADVALNNGVGSDGIHILDPGQVLELGPSGTRTEESVPSGRMLVDGSMIGTMGDPILGDRRRMAREGVVVVAVSLPARGDKLPEPVVYSRGVIVGPHGEELDLEAAGAARRVLKAWRKEKTSLPELKENLRTAVRGIYRKALDKKPTVLPVILEE
- a CDS encoding undecaprenyl-diphosphate phosphatase; protein product: MFESILLGILQGLTEFLPVSSSGHLVLAQELLSGFNTPAAAFDVLLHGGTLAAVLIYFRRDLVQLAHDMARPSEGGWRLPALLVIGSIPAGVVGVFLSEMIEPLFSAPRVASVGLLLTGCILAAAWRIRGRGHRTVVDITVSGAILIGLAQALAIVPGISRSGSTIAMGMFIGYSGREAARFSFLLSIPAIGGALLLESGVLTEGGLPLSFLAGAVSAALVGWASVAFLMKLLGRENLLPFAVYCLALGSLSLVFLV
- a CDS encoding DNA translocase FtsK translates to MAKNEPRKEKKLSPASHSRWREIVGVALVAVGLFFLLALVSYSPRDISLNSTGTGQSQASNMGGIVGAYLADASIQALGWTAFMIPVFFLFLGVTRFFHRNWGSWALRSAGAALFVLTLCVLVQLRLGPITFTGGKVQAGGTIGKLAADGLISFFNVAGAHVIVLALLLAATLIMTNLSLRAAAAWLAGLIGALFTLVTKKRERTRRKKVVSRAKEIEQKIKPPTIESKPAVVNRTRAASPRQEEFDTLPRPRGKFSLPPLHLLDMPDEDHRNVTEEEHLARSRMLVKKLQDYGIHGQVTAVNPGPVITVFEYEPGPGIKVNQIVSRTGDLSLAMGGVDIRIVERIQGKSAIGIEVPNIEPETVRLREILGSAEFESYKGILRFAIGKDTSGVPYITDLDSMPHMLVAGATGTGKSVAINSMILSLLFNLTPDDVRLVMVDPKMLELSPYEGIPHLLAPVVMEPKKAASALRWLVAEMERRYQLLSARKARNIDSYNTKTARIKEELGEDEDRKLPHIVVIIDELADLMMTTSRDVEECIARLGQMARAAGIHLILATQRPSVDIISGSIKTNITGRMAFKVTDKSNSRVILDHNGAEQLLGRGDMLFIKTGMTGLTRLHGCFVTEDEVGRVVKFLKDQAKPEYREDLFDYQPSIPGAEDDGEEDEKYQVALDFVYNKGYASASMIQRNFKVGYNRAARMVERMELDGHIGPPDGAKPRPLLRRYEVD
- a CDS encoding outer membrane lipoprotein carrier protein LolA, which codes for MNLSKFKRSGNCDTLFAFLAVIAFLIAFPSPGLCQDEADRALALARKTYASLVGLQADFVQTEERPGVGMSSREEGILFFSPPDRMRWDYGGKRPHSVVINNSRVWIHTPSRKQIIVRELTPKEMRMGAATFFSGLDGIEEDFTVQSRVTAPGESVPLDLFPLEDNLPYDKISILVASDSGLVERIAIHHKLGNVTTITFHGIKTGVELSDDLFKWDVPKGTEVIEP